One part of the Olleya sp. YS genome encodes these proteins:
- a CDS encoding glycoside hydrolase family 13 protein: MKKLIHVALIILVSVSLSCKNKTQETKAPEVVTEAKNDIERVEPPNWWIGFNNNQFQLLVKHPNISDAELSINYQGVSIEKVHKADSPNYLFVDLAIAESAKAGQFNINFKFKDGKQLTQTYELKDRERDATDFQGFDSSDVIYLITPDRFANGDTSNDIYLDASSINENGEQVSLLKEATINRQDDYGRHGGDIKGIIQHLDYIQDMGFTQIWSSPLLINDMPESSYHGYAMTDFYRVDPRFGTLKEYEELSTKAKEKGMGIIMDQVANHCGSEHWWMQDLPFKDWVNQQANFENNKPLNNSNHRRTSNQDLYAAMRDKKEMAEGWFVSAMPDLNQRNPFMANYIIQNSIWWIETLNLSGIRQDTYPYPDKTFMANWAGAIMNEYPNFNIVGEEWSYNPLLIAYWQDGNKNKDGYKSNLKSTMDFAMQRHIVDALNEEEKWDTGLVKMYEGLANDFAYTSPKDIMIFPDNHDMSRIFTQLKGDIPNTKMALSYLLMLPRTPQLYYGTEILMNDFEKPGDHGLIRTDFPGGWQGDTVNAFTGEGLTDDQKDMQNYLKKVLNYRKTSAAIHDGKTIHFAPFLGTYFLFRVVEGETVVHIINKNDEPITIDLKRYEEVGLNGKTLKNIITGETFVWQDDIQLKERGSLLLTTKL, from the coding sequence ATGAAAAAATTAATACACGTAGCATTAATAATTTTAGTTAGTGTTAGTTTGTCTTGTAAAAATAAAACTCAAGAAACTAAAGCGCCAGAAGTAGTTACCGAAGCTAAAAACGATATCGAAAGAGTAGAACCGCCTAATTGGTGGATTGGTTTTAATAACAATCAGTTTCAATTACTAGTGAAGCATCCAAACATTTCTGACGCAGAATTAAGCATCAACTACCAAGGTGTTTCAATTGAAAAAGTACATAAAGCTGATAGTCCTAATTATTTGTTTGTTGATTTAGCTATTGCTGAAAGTGCTAAAGCAGGTCAATTTAATATCAACTTCAAATTTAAAGATGGGAAGCAGCTAACCCAAACATATGAGTTAAAAGATAGAGAAAGAGACGCAACAGATTTTCAAGGTTTTGATAGCAGTGACGTCATTTATTTGATTACTCCAGATCGATTTGCAAATGGAGATACTTCTAATGATATTTATTTAGATGCTTCTAGTATTAACGAAAATGGAGAACAAGTAAGCCTTTTAAAAGAAGCTACTATTAATAGACAAGATGATTATGGCAGACATGGTGGAGACATCAAGGGAATCATTCAACATTTAGATTATATTCAAGATATGGGTTTTACCCAAATATGGTCTAGTCCATTATTAATTAATGATATGCCTGAATCCTCTTATCATGGCTATGCAATGACCGATTTTTATCGAGTTGATCCTCGTTTTGGAACTTTAAAAGAGTATGAAGAATTATCTACAAAAGCCAAAGAAAAAGGAATGGGAATTATCATGGACCAAGTGGCTAACCATTGCGGAAGTGAGCATTGGTGGATGCAAGATTTACCATTTAAAGATTGGGTAAACCAACAAGCCAATTTTGAAAATAATAAACCATTAAACAATTCCAATCATAGACGTACAAGCAATCAAGATTTGTATGCTGCTATGCGTGATAAAAAAGAAATGGCAGAAGGTTGGTTTGTTAGTGCAATGCCAGATTTAAACCAGCGTAATCCGTTTATGGCTAACTATATTATTCAAAATAGCATTTGGTGGATTGAAACGCTAAACCTAAGCGGAATAAGACAAGACACTTATCCATATCCTGATAAAACATTTATGGCTAATTGGGCAGGAGCAATCATGAACGAATATCCTAATTTTAATATCGTTGGTGAAGAATGGAGTTATAACCCATTGCTAATAGCCTATTGGCAAGATGGAAACAAAAACAAAGATGGTTACAAATCCAATTTAAAATCAACCATGGATTTTGCAATGCAAAGACATATCGTTGACGCTTTAAATGAAGAAGAAAAATGGGACACTGGATTAGTTAAAATGTACGAAGGTTTGGCAAACGACTTTGCATATACCTCACCAAAAGACATCATGATTTTTCCAGATAATCATGATATGAGCCGCATTTTTACACAATTAAAAGGTGATATTCCAAATACAAAAATGGCACTAAGTTATTTATTAATGCTACCAAGAACACCACAACTTTATTATGGAACAGAAATCTTAATGAATGACTTTGAAAAACCAGGCGATCATGGATTAATCCGTACGGATTTTCCTGGTGGTTGGCAAGGTGATACCGTTAATGCATTTACAGGTGAAGGATTAACAGACGACCAAAAAGATATGCAAAACTATCTTAAAAAGGTGCTGAATTACAGAAAAACAAGTGCTGCCATTCACGATGGTAAAACCATTCATTTTGCACCATTTTTAGGAACGTATTTCTTGTTTAGAGTTGTTGAAGGCGAAACCGTTGTACATATTATTAATAAAAATGATGAACCAATTACTATCGATTTAAAACGCTATGAAGAAGTCGGTTTAAACGGAAAAACATTGAAAAACATCATCACTGGTGAAACTTTTGTATGGCAAGATGACATCCAATTAAAAGAAAGAGGAAGCTTACTATTAACTACCAAATTATAA